The following are from one region of the Oscarella lobularis chromosome 3, ooOscLobu1.1, whole genome shotgun sequence genome:
- the LOC136185196 gene encoding uncharacterized protein, with protein MLDEQKKEGETLEKATISDRFSISFSSSESSGESSSTEDSSSFNYTSKVKGVDELSAVIKDTEITEEGFDSDTGDDKDDSLSSERLNVVMSIDELSPAVENRAEDGQKEDVKINNKVPSLFGATRALVEESDVEEIISDVSPSRGVDTEEKEGSDDASLSRAVEKEDGDDYYSDSFTNDSSSPEPSRITEDRTNDDDDETDERSDSYRDSDETESDAEDLSQDDDEASFASETKAADEEKDAQPKSQSEFVDIGIQATAALPPFASTSSSPFVSSLTVDPVVLDALVNYSPSMLAVHSMTKEQLESIRTFTGRSLKSFETFAPQPTYHYTTLNETKQYIKKRKRKVMKNS; from the coding sequence ATGCTAGATGAACAAAAGAAGGAAGGCGAAACGCTAGAGAAAGCCACAATATCTGACCGTTTCAGCATCAGCTTTAGTAGCAGCGAAAGCAGTGGCGAAAGCAGTAGTACTGAAGATAGCTCATCGTTCAATTACACCAGTAAAGTGAAAGGAGTGGACGAATTGAGCGCCGTCATCAAAGATACAGAGATCACCGAAGAAGGCTTTGATTCGGATACTGGTGATGACAAGGACGATAGTCTTTCGTCTGAAAGGCTGAACGTTGTCATGTCCATTGACGAACTAAGTCCTGCAGTTGAGAACAGAGCTGAAGATGGTCAGAAGGAAGAcgtaaaaataaataataaggTGCCGTCTCTGTTCGGTGCTACAAGAGCTCTTGTGGAAGAGTCCGACGTTGAGGAAATAATCAGTGACGTATCTCCATCAAGAGGCGTCGATacagaggaaaaggaaggcaGCGATGACGCGTCTTTGTCAAGAGCTGTTGAGAAGGAAGACGGCGATGATTACTATTCGGACTCTTTTACGAACGATTCATCGTCACCTGAGCCAAGTCGCATAACAGAAGATAgaacaaacgacgacgacgatgaaacggATGAGAGATCTGATTCTTACAGAGATTCGGATGAAACTGAATCGGATGCAGAAGACCTAAGccaagatgacgacgaggcgTCTTTCGCGTCAGAAACCAAAGCCGCAGACGAGGAAAAAGACGCTCAACCTAAATCCCAAAGCGAGTTTGTTGATATTGGAATTCAAGCAACCGCGGCGTTACCTCCCTTCGCATCCACCTCGTCTTCCCCGTTCGTTTCTTCCTTGACCGTCGATCCCGTCGTTCTTGACGCTCTCGTCAATTATTCGCCCTCCATGCTGGCGGTGCACAGCATGACCAAAGAGCAGCTCGAATCCATTCGCACGTTCACCGGTCGTTCGCTGAAATCATTCGAAACGTTCGCTCCCCAACCCACCTATCACTATACAACACTGAACGAGACTAAGCAATACATAAAGAAGCGCAAACGGAAAGTAATGAAGAACTCTTAA
- the LOC136185175 gene encoding Fanconi anemia group I protein homolog isoform X1 has protein sequence MDVSLVRLYESKKTAELRQATSRVSIDDIEKRLRRRVLHDSGDPAAFLRAIFEGSPRDLPDSLIRCIAVFRYVSELLDTEEIHPKIASNLAAILTEEVDSLPSSSLVKLARFFTEGIKTGKCKRSLELFAKILNNLSQVPTVQDDCLECSGQEYKCRLLDIVCNLDWSSTAGIHLATMFRDVSLSTDELKAIIVKALQMLKEVDINEVSPLVYQLLLLSSKGHKILVFEGISAFFVAMDSQARSEMASDVDVSALSVDQLRHAEGNCILHVVFAIKQDQDRGREFIKYLKTCQQQSCDAALAPFTFTLALAIAKIQHFEEPIFDCLKAAVTTCFKDKDKYRTSKWIQENFFPPKDIEALLLEAVQNSRFGWDYVSQGLIQFGFLLMDSFNAKPTAERAISSLRSSASERACSLGSKLLLETFKTQDIVRGDILELAMNRIISGAAHSVKPFLDLLASLVESAPQFLLGSISKIRETFDHLALLPVHTARAFLKAIEPLLKFSTNLRDSLMLVLRKSLFARQSDARKIAVMGYLIILEKFKLIGSAPPSSQLSQYSASLSLSQVAADVHQTSNSAGNETLCLEVLGILRRCFTHQSDVRKVFYAGIDSVAKVNSQLGPAVLQLLLQHFRRYYEPNEDVPLPLKLASCVSKDGKELKFIEPLAQLLSCFLTCLVQYFQENDSDEGDEEGTFGDANVDACRKVVVSLTKRLMKCELEDLGLDKTSDFSPASETGATNLFFGHQLLGIYEALLEFSFVSGDFSVQSSETMLQLFCRYQTLAATLKAKPPGGGKKGRPTAAPKTLPAPSTLLSLNSVAALLNALFCDRLPSHHQSLSLLRESAPFVIHIMGAAASSIKQIRSTGFPEEASSLGSRSIFKQCCLLGRSLCNFLTDPDEIVSELREKEKSLSLLALEGYCDLVSAICIHFPRQLEDFLTASAVSDAPDFQQKIIRLIRNFQKIILGFVRGGDEGGRHGKEVQLMVNLVGTLADKLEKEGRELAQVQAWFQKFCTEFTLEDSSLVKVVLNLLLSTTHQEKSGTSVVRKVAQDIHSQLGDIDEDVDVEDRTHLSLVTPSAAPTIALAVITYLDGVVNEVDWALGKLKSLLKSKDELEDKRETMESAVCIRLGGIVVSLHEMTQSALPLGPCTESLLKILTKVYASLGSTTKYCLMLYTQHVSELPTQFEKLVKLSATHLQPQVYGLITYIQAAESRDPDSHKGKNKKMKAPQRGRVMRETRIIPNLIYSVEQYEKFLIQLSSKSKTNLMEHFKRSTARDFRINTTTLEQALNQQEQELDLDENQDTTRGDDAATQPSSVPQARGRKKQRDRAQTTASKRHKASQSPSF, from the exons ATGGACGTCTCCCTTGTACGCCTGTACGAAAGCAAAAAGACAGCCGAATTACGTCAAGCGACGAGTCGAGTTTCTATCGACGAC ATCGAAAAgcgtcttcgccgacgagttcTACACGATTCGGGAGATCCCGCGGCTTTTTTACGGGCCATATTTGAAg GTTCGCCTCGCGATCTTCCCGACAGTTTGATCCGATGCATTGCGGTATTCCGCTACGTCTCGGAGCTTTTAGACACCGAAGAAATTCATccaaag ATCGCTTCGAATCTCGCTGCAATTCTAACTGAAGAG GTGGactcgttgccgtcgtcttcgttagTCAAACTGGCCCGTTTCTTTACTGAGGGTATCAAGACAGGCAAGTGTAAAAG GAGTCTTGAACTGTTCGCCAAAATTCTGAACAACCTTAGTCAAGTGCCCACAGTTCAGG ATGATTGTCTTGAGTGTAGTGGGCAAGAATACAAGTGCCGCCTATTGGATATTGTCTGTAATCTCGACTGGAGTTCTACAGCGGGAATTCATTTAGCTACCATGTTCAG GGACGTGTCTTTATCGACAGACGAGCTGAAGGCTATCATCGTAAAAGCGTTGCAAATGCTGAAGGAGGTCGACATTAATGAAGTCTCGCCACTGGTCTATCAACTTCTGCTTCTCTCGTCGAAA GGACACAAGATACTTGTCTTTGAAGGAATTTCCGCCTTTTTTGTGGCAATGGATTCACAGGCCAGAAGTGAAATGGCGTCAGA TGTGGATGTATCAGCTTTGTCAGTGGATCAACTGCGTCACGCCGAAGGCAATTGCATTCTCCACGTCGTATTCGCGATTAAACAAGACCAG GACAGAGGTAGAGAGTTCATCAAGTATCTCAAG ACTTGTCAGCAGCAGTCGTGCGATGCTGCTTTGGCACCGTTCACTTTCACGCTCGCTCTCGCCATTGCCAAAATCCAACACTTCGAAGAACCT ATATTTGATTGTCTCAAGGCTGCCGTCACGACATGCTTCAAAGACAAGGATAAGTATAGGACATCGAAGTGGATACAAG agaatttctttcctccGAAGGACATCGAGGCATTGCTTTTGGAAGCGGTTCAAAATAG TCGCTTTGGCTGGGACTATGTCAGTCAGGGTCTGATTCAATTTGGCTTTCTTCTCATGGACAGTTTCAATGCAAAACCGACTGCAG AGCGAGCAATCTCCTCCCTTCGCTCCTCTGCTTCAGAGCGAGCGTGCTCTCTTGGTTCGAAATTGCTTCTAGAGACGTTTAAA acaCAGGATATCGTACGCGGCGATATTCTTGAATTGGCTATGAATCGAATCATTTCTGGAGCCGCCCATTCAGTCAAACCGTTTTTGG ACTTGCTTGCCTCGTTGGTCGAGTCTGCTCCCCAGTTTCTGCTAGGCTCGATATCAAAG ATTAGGGAAACGTTTGATCATTTGGCACTTCTCCCGGTTCACACAGCCAGAGCCTTTTTAAAAGCAATCGAA CCACTCCTGAAGTTCAGTACAAACTTAAGAGATTCCCTTATGCTTGTGCTTAGAAAATCTCTTTTTGCCAG GCAAAGCGATGCAAGGAAGATAGCCGTTATGGGGTATCTGATCATACTAGAAAAATTCAAG CTGATTGGCTCGGCTCCTCCCAGTAGTCAATTGTCACAGTATTCCGCTTCGCTCTCTTTGAGCCAG GTGGCTGCTGATGTACATCAGACTAGCAACAGCGCTGGAAACGAGACGCTTTGCTTAGAAGTACTAGGCATTTTGAGGCGATGCTTCACTCatcaaagtgacgtcagaaaagtaTTTTATGCG ggCATTGACAGCGTAGCCAAAGTGAATTCTCAGCTTGGCCCAGCGGTTTTGCAACTTCTTCTACAGCAC tTTCGACGATACTACGAGCCAAACGAAGACGTACCGCTTCCTCTTAAACTGGCCTCTTGCGTTTCAAAGGACGGGAAAGAACTGAAGTTTATTGAGCCATTG GCTCAACTGCTCAGCTGCTTTCTGACGTGCTTGGTTCAGTATTTCCAAGAGAACGATTCTGACGAGGGGGACGAAGAAG GAACGTTTGGCGACGCAAATGTCGATGCCTGTCGAAaggtcgtcgtttctttgacGAAACGCCTTATGAAATGCGAATTGGAAGATTTAGGATTG GATAAGACTTCCGACTTTTCGCCTGCTTCTGAAACGGGCGCGACGAATTTATTCTTTGGGCACCAGCTGTTGGGCATATACGAA GCTTTGTTGGAGTTTTCGTTCGTAAGCGGCGACTTTTCCGTTCAATCGTCGGAGACGATGCTTCAGCTTTTCTGTCGATACCAGACGCTTGCAGCGACGCTGAAAGCGAAGCCGCCTGGAGGAG GGAAAAAAGGACGGCCGACTGCTGCGCCGAAAACACTACCTGCGCCTTCtactcttctttctttgaattCTGTGGCTGCTCTTCTCAATGCTTTGTTCTG TGATCGATTGCCTAGTCATCATCAGTCGTTGTCATTGCTCAGAGAGTCTGCCCCATTCGTGATTCACATAATGGGAGCGGCAGCTAGTAGCATTAAACAG ATTCGTTCCACTGGCTTTCCTGAAGAGGCGTCATCGCTTGGCTCTCGAAGCATTTTCAAACAATGCTGTCTACTGGGAAG GAGTTTATGCAATTTTCTCACAGACCCTGACGAAATTGTCTCAGAACTAAGAGAAAAG GAGAAGTCACTGAGCCTATTGGCACTTGAAGGATACTGTGACCTAGTTAGCGCTATCTGCATTCACTTTCCACGCCAACTCGAGGATTTTCTCACCGCTTCTGCTGTATCAGACGCACCCGACTTTCAGCAAAAAATAATCAGGCTTATCAGGAACTTTCAG AAAATAATACTGGGGTTTGTACGCGGTGGCGACGAGGGAGGCCGTCATGGAAAGGAGGTTCAGTTGATGGTAAATCTCGTCGGAACGTTGGCTGATAAATTGGAGAAAGAAGGTCGCGAG TTGGCTCAAGTTCAAGCGTGGTTTCAAAAGTTCTGCACGGAATTTACTTTAG AGGATTCAAGTCTCGTCAAAGTTGTCCTTAATCTGCTATTGAGCACGACCCATCAGGAGAAGTCCGGCACTTCCGTA GTTCGCAAAGTCGCCCAGGACATCCACAGTCAGCTGGGAGACATAGACGAG GACGTTGATGTGGAAGATCGCACTCATCTTTCACTTGTGACGCCGTCAGCAGCTCCGACAATTGCG TTGGCTGTTATCACTTACTTAGACGGCGTAGTCAACGAGGTGGATTGGGCACTTGGTAAACTAAAATCTCTTTTAAAATCAAAAG aTGAACTAGAGGATAAGCGAGAAACAATGGAAAGTGCTGTTTGCATAAGATTGGGTGGAATAGTTGTGAGTCTTCACGAAATGACCCAATCCGCTTTACCGCTCGGTCCTTGCACGGAGTCTCTCCTGAAG ATTTTGACGAAAGTCTACGCGTCGCTCGGCTCAACGACGAAATAC TGCCTCATGTTGTATACTCAGCATGTGAGCGAGTTGCCTACGCAGTTTGAAAAATTG GTGAAACTAAGCGCGACTCACCTGCAGCCGCAAGTCTACGGACTTATTACGTATATACAG GCGGCAGAGTCGCGCGATCCCGACTCCCATAAAggaaagaataaaaaaatgaaagcacCTCAACGTGGACGTGTGATGAGAGAAACCCGAATAATCCCCAACCTTATATACAGCGTGGAGCAATACGAAAAATTTCTAATTCAGCTATCGTCTAAATCTAAG ACTAATCTTATGGAGCATTTCAAACGAAGTACTGCTCGCGATTTTCGCATCAATACAACGACCCTCGAGCAGGCTCTTAATCAGCAAGAACAGGAGCTTGATCTAGACGAGAATCAAGAC ACGACACGGGGAGATGACGCGGCCACTCAACCCTCCTCTGTTCCTCAGGCAAGAGGCAGGAAAAAGCAACGCGATCGCGCACAAACGACGGCATCAAAACGTCACAAGGCAAGCCAAAGCCCATCGTTTTAA
- the LOC136185175 gene encoding Fanconi anemia group I protein homolog isoform X2, giving the protein MDVSLVRLYESKKTAELRQATSRVSIDDIEKRLRRRVLHDSGDPAAFLRAIFEGSPRDLPDSLIRCIAVFRYVSELLDTEEIHPKIASNLAAILTEEVDSLPSSSLVKLARFFTEGIKTGKCKRSLELFAKILNNLSQVPTVQDDCLECSGQEYKCRLLDIVCNLDWSSTAGIHLATMFRDVSLSTDELKAIIVKALQMLKEVDINEVSPLVYQLLLLSSKGHKILVFEGISAFFVAMDSQARSEMASDVDVSALSVDQLRHAEGNCILHVVFAIKQDQDRGREFIKYLKTCQQQSCDAALAPFTFTLALAIAKIQHFEEPIFDCLKAAVTTCFKDKDKYRTSKWIQENFFPPKDIEALLLEAVQNSRFGWDYVSQGLIQFGFLLMDSFNAKPTAERAISSLRSSASERACSLGSKLLLETFKTQDIVRGDILELAMNRIISGAAHSVKPFLDLLASLVESAPQFLLGSISKIRETFDHLALLPVHTARAFLKAIEPLLKFSTNLRDSLMLVLRKSLFARQSDARKIAVMGYLIILEKFKLIGSAPPSSQLSQYSASLSLSQVAADVHQTSNSAGNETLCLEVLGILRRCFTHQSDVRKVFYAGIDSVAKVNSQLGPAVLQLLLQHFRRYYEPNEDVPLPLKLASCVSKDGKELKFIEPLAQLLSCFLTCLVQYFQENDSDEGDEEGTFGDANVDACRKVVVSLTKRLMKCELEDLGLDKTSDFSPASETGATNLFFGHQLLGIYEALLEFSFVSGDFSVQSSETMLQLFCRYQTLAATLKAKPPGGGKKGRPTAAPKTLPAPSTLLSLNSVAALLNALFCDRLPSHHQSLSLLRESAPFVIHIMGAAASSIKQIRSTGFPEEASSLGSRSIFKQCCLLGRSLCNFLTDPDEIVSELREKEKSLSLLALEGYCDLVSAICIHFPRQLEDFLTASAVSDAPDFQQKIIRLIRNFQKIILGFVRGGDEGGRHGKEVQLMVNLVGTLADKLEKEGRELAQVQAWFQKFCTEFTLDSSLVKVVLNLLLSTTHQEKSGTSVVRKVAQDIHSQLGDIDEDVDVEDRTHLSLVTPSAAPTIALAVITYLDGVVNEVDWALGKLKSLLKSKDELEDKRETMESAVCIRLGGIVVSLHEMTQSALPLGPCTESLLKILTKVYASLGSTTKYCLMLYTQHVSELPTQFEKLVKLSATHLQPQVYGLITYIQAAESRDPDSHKGKNKKMKAPQRGRVMRETRIIPNLIYSVEQYEKFLIQLSSKSKTNLMEHFKRSTARDFRINTTTLEQALNQQEQELDLDENQDTTRGDDAATQPSSVPQARGRKKQRDRAQTTASKRHKASQSPSF; this is encoded by the exons ATGGACGTCTCCCTTGTACGCCTGTACGAAAGCAAAAAGACAGCCGAATTACGTCAAGCGACGAGTCGAGTTTCTATCGACGAC ATCGAAAAgcgtcttcgccgacgagttcTACACGATTCGGGAGATCCCGCGGCTTTTTTACGGGCCATATTTGAAg GTTCGCCTCGCGATCTTCCCGACAGTTTGATCCGATGCATTGCGGTATTCCGCTACGTCTCGGAGCTTTTAGACACCGAAGAAATTCATccaaag ATCGCTTCGAATCTCGCTGCAATTCTAACTGAAGAG GTGGactcgttgccgtcgtcttcgttagTCAAACTGGCCCGTTTCTTTACTGAGGGTATCAAGACAGGCAAGTGTAAAAG GAGTCTTGAACTGTTCGCCAAAATTCTGAACAACCTTAGTCAAGTGCCCACAGTTCAGG ATGATTGTCTTGAGTGTAGTGGGCAAGAATACAAGTGCCGCCTATTGGATATTGTCTGTAATCTCGACTGGAGTTCTACAGCGGGAATTCATTTAGCTACCATGTTCAG GGACGTGTCTTTATCGACAGACGAGCTGAAGGCTATCATCGTAAAAGCGTTGCAAATGCTGAAGGAGGTCGACATTAATGAAGTCTCGCCACTGGTCTATCAACTTCTGCTTCTCTCGTCGAAA GGACACAAGATACTTGTCTTTGAAGGAATTTCCGCCTTTTTTGTGGCAATGGATTCACAGGCCAGAAGTGAAATGGCGTCAGA TGTGGATGTATCAGCTTTGTCAGTGGATCAACTGCGTCACGCCGAAGGCAATTGCATTCTCCACGTCGTATTCGCGATTAAACAAGACCAG GACAGAGGTAGAGAGTTCATCAAGTATCTCAAG ACTTGTCAGCAGCAGTCGTGCGATGCTGCTTTGGCACCGTTCACTTTCACGCTCGCTCTCGCCATTGCCAAAATCCAACACTTCGAAGAACCT ATATTTGATTGTCTCAAGGCTGCCGTCACGACATGCTTCAAAGACAAGGATAAGTATAGGACATCGAAGTGGATACAAG agaatttctttcctccGAAGGACATCGAGGCATTGCTTTTGGAAGCGGTTCAAAATAG TCGCTTTGGCTGGGACTATGTCAGTCAGGGTCTGATTCAATTTGGCTTTCTTCTCATGGACAGTTTCAATGCAAAACCGACTGCAG AGCGAGCAATCTCCTCCCTTCGCTCCTCTGCTTCAGAGCGAGCGTGCTCTCTTGGTTCGAAATTGCTTCTAGAGACGTTTAAA acaCAGGATATCGTACGCGGCGATATTCTTGAATTGGCTATGAATCGAATCATTTCTGGAGCCGCCCATTCAGTCAAACCGTTTTTGG ACTTGCTTGCCTCGTTGGTCGAGTCTGCTCCCCAGTTTCTGCTAGGCTCGATATCAAAG ATTAGGGAAACGTTTGATCATTTGGCACTTCTCCCGGTTCACACAGCCAGAGCCTTTTTAAAAGCAATCGAA CCACTCCTGAAGTTCAGTACAAACTTAAGAGATTCCCTTATGCTTGTGCTTAGAAAATCTCTTTTTGCCAG GCAAAGCGATGCAAGGAAGATAGCCGTTATGGGGTATCTGATCATACTAGAAAAATTCAAG CTGATTGGCTCGGCTCCTCCCAGTAGTCAATTGTCACAGTATTCCGCTTCGCTCTCTTTGAGCCAG GTGGCTGCTGATGTACATCAGACTAGCAACAGCGCTGGAAACGAGACGCTTTGCTTAGAAGTACTAGGCATTTTGAGGCGATGCTTCACTCatcaaagtgacgtcagaaaagtaTTTTATGCG ggCATTGACAGCGTAGCCAAAGTGAATTCTCAGCTTGGCCCAGCGGTTTTGCAACTTCTTCTACAGCAC tTTCGACGATACTACGAGCCAAACGAAGACGTACCGCTTCCTCTTAAACTGGCCTCTTGCGTTTCAAAGGACGGGAAAGAACTGAAGTTTATTGAGCCATTG GCTCAACTGCTCAGCTGCTTTCTGACGTGCTTGGTTCAGTATTTCCAAGAGAACGATTCTGACGAGGGGGACGAAGAAG GAACGTTTGGCGACGCAAATGTCGATGCCTGTCGAAaggtcgtcgtttctttgacGAAACGCCTTATGAAATGCGAATTGGAAGATTTAGGATTG GATAAGACTTCCGACTTTTCGCCTGCTTCTGAAACGGGCGCGACGAATTTATTCTTTGGGCACCAGCTGTTGGGCATATACGAA GCTTTGTTGGAGTTTTCGTTCGTAAGCGGCGACTTTTCCGTTCAATCGTCGGAGACGATGCTTCAGCTTTTCTGTCGATACCAGACGCTTGCAGCGACGCTGAAAGCGAAGCCGCCTGGAGGAG GGAAAAAAGGACGGCCGACTGCTGCGCCGAAAACACTACCTGCGCCTTCtactcttctttctttgaattCTGTGGCTGCTCTTCTCAATGCTTTGTTCTG TGATCGATTGCCTAGTCATCATCAGTCGTTGTCATTGCTCAGAGAGTCTGCCCCATTCGTGATTCACATAATGGGAGCGGCAGCTAGTAGCATTAAACAG ATTCGTTCCACTGGCTTTCCTGAAGAGGCGTCATCGCTTGGCTCTCGAAGCATTTTCAAACAATGCTGTCTACTGGGAAG GAGTTTATGCAATTTTCTCACAGACCCTGACGAAATTGTCTCAGAACTAAGAGAAAAG GAGAAGTCACTGAGCCTATTGGCACTTGAAGGATACTGTGACCTAGTTAGCGCTATCTGCATTCACTTTCCACGCCAACTCGAGGATTTTCTCACCGCTTCTGCTGTATCAGACGCACCCGACTTTCAGCAAAAAATAATCAGGCTTATCAGGAACTTTCAG AAAATAATACTGGGGTTTGTACGCGGTGGCGACGAGGGAGGCCGTCATGGAAAGGAGGTTCAGTTGATGGTAAATCTCGTCGGAACGTTGGCTGATAAATTGGAGAAAGAAGGTCGCGAG TTGGCTCAAGTTCAAGCGTGGTTTCAAAAGTTCTGCACGGAATTTACTTTAG ATTCAAGTCTCGTCAAAGTTGTCCTTAATCTGCTATTGAGCACGACCCATCAGGAGAAGTCCGGCACTTCCGTA GTTCGCAAAGTCGCCCAGGACATCCACAGTCAGCTGGGAGACATAGACGAG GACGTTGATGTGGAAGATCGCACTCATCTTTCACTTGTGACGCCGTCAGCAGCTCCGACAATTGCG TTGGCTGTTATCACTTACTTAGACGGCGTAGTCAACGAGGTGGATTGGGCACTTGGTAAACTAAAATCTCTTTTAAAATCAAAAG aTGAACTAGAGGATAAGCGAGAAACAATGGAAAGTGCTGTTTGCATAAGATTGGGTGGAATAGTTGTGAGTCTTCACGAAATGACCCAATCCGCTTTACCGCTCGGTCCTTGCACGGAGTCTCTCCTGAAG ATTTTGACGAAAGTCTACGCGTCGCTCGGCTCAACGACGAAATAC TGCCTCATGTTGTATACTCAGCATGTGAGCGAGTTGCCTACGCAGTTTGAAAAATTG GTGAAACTAAGCGCGACTCACCTGCAGCCGCAAGTCTACGGACTTATTACGTATATACAG GCGGCAGAGTCGCGCGATCCCGACTCCCATAAAggaaagaataaaaaaatgaaagcacCTCAACGTGGACGTGTGATGAGAGAAACCCGAATAATCCCCAACCTTATATACAGCGTGGAGCAATACGAAAAATTTCTAATTCAGCTATCGTCTAAATCTAAG ACTAATCTTATGGAGCATTTCAAACGAAGTACTGCTCGCGATTTTCGCATCAATACAACGACCCTCGAGCAGGCTCTTAATCAGCAAGAACAGGAGCTTGATCTAGACGAGAATCAAGAC ACGACACGGGGAGATGACGCGGCCACTCAACCCTCCTCTGTTCCTCAGGCAAGAGGCAGGAAAAAGCAACGCGATCGCGCACAAACGACGGCATCAAAACGTCACAAGGCAAGCCAAAGCCCATCGTTTTAA